The following is a genomic window from Episyrphus balteatus chromosome 1, idEpiBalt1.1, whole genome shotgun sequence.
TTATCCCCCAGAAGCACCTGCGCTATTGAAACCCAAGCATTCCCgaagcaaacatttttgttgaaactaaCGTAAAGTGATgaataaacttattttataatttttttttagttttttttaattaagcactgatttttcaatcgtcagttaggctatcagaagaataaatgtcagtataaaaaaaacttttattcctaggaataagctctatctgaggtttatctgaatattgaaaaattggccctaaatttaaaaaagtcgatgaaaataaaaactttaaattaaaaaaaaagatttttttttaaatcagatttTCTCTACAATAAGGGTAAAGTTGGATAAAAGCATGGATAAAAGTTATGTCAGATAAgaaattaatatattattaaGTATCTTGAGCCTTAAAATAACCTTTCAATCTGAAAAAtactaacatttttattatatcCCAAATAAGTGGGCGTTTTAGTGGGCGTGACAATTATAGCATTAGATATGGCCTAGTAAGGGTCTCAGAagcatatatacaaaatttcaggTTCCTAGCGCTTACGGTTGATTTAATACCACATTTTAAGGCattctgccccactgtgcgccGGGTCAACTagtataatatatttatttgtataccaattaatattaatattaataaaaatcaacttaatctaatctaatcttaTAAGACAagacaaataatttattagaaaatgttCGGGATAGCGAAAGTTTTGCAATAGGACGATAATTGGTAATTTCTttagaagaggtttgtgtatGGTTTTTCATACTTGCAGGGAAGCTGCCTTTGTAATCAATTTAAACTGAAGGTTTttaatgaacaacaacaactgtgtGTAaacaccaagttcataggctagAGTTAAAGCTATTTCACGGTGtccaacccgatcatcagactccttgcAGTGCtgctaagtcgcttatgttcaataaagtttgaaaattgcccgacgcactgttgtccaaaatgacttatctcgttgcaaaaatcataacttttgaacggattgaggtagcggtacagttttttttttttaatttgaaggaaatttccagggctgttacaccaatgaatttcaagaaaattgttttacagggtgtttaggaatcatcggccgaaaaccgattttcttaaaaaaaaaaatatttaaattaaaattggtatgccattttgtagaaatcactaattcacatctaaaaaaagttcagattacacttttccatgatattacgattatagagaatgccaaaaaagttggtcccggaagtccgtctgtctgtctgtctgtataaggatctacagcctaaacggatggaccgattgacttcaaatttggtatgtagcattttttggagaccctccagaggggtttttgaaattaatttttttgggccaaaaataacggtacttgtcatacaccaatttcagtaaagctgtaattgctcaaaaacggctccaacgattttgtttaaaaaattcaaatgtaagtttgaaaacaaggtctatcttcaaatgaaaaaaatttttttggaaaatcattattaacggtacctgccatagaacggttttttttaaatccgatattctccgaaacggcttattcgatttcaacgaaactttttttgaagaagcacttatataactcaaatataggccaaaaataaaatttcaaaaaaaataatttttggatttttaaaaaaaatttgaaatttttttttgaaaaataaaattttcgaaaacgcgacattgtatttttttgaaattttgtttttagatgcggattagtgatttctacaaaatggcataccaattttaatttaaacattttttttaaagaaaatctgttccttctgccttcattttttttcaaagtacaaaatctcggcagtgcgcaagcatgcgcagctaaatatttttattttggatcaacaattgattggtacacataccctattcggcttaatgcatggaaccgaatggattttttacggtacctgccataaaaccgttttttttcaaatccgatattctccgaaacggcttattcgatttcaacgaaactttttgtgaagaagcacttatataactcaaatataagccaaaaataaaatttaaaaaaaataaattttggatttttaaaaaaattttgaaatttttttttgaataataaaattttcgaaaacgggaaattgtatttttttgaaattttgtttttaaatgtggattagtgatttctacaaaatggcataccaattttaatttaaactttttttttaaagaaaatctgtttttggccgatgattccgaaacaccctgtgaaataattttattgaaattcattggtataacagccctagaaatgtccttcaaataaaaaaaaaaattgtaccgctaactcaatccgttcaaaagttatgatttttgcaacgagataagtcattttggacaaccgtgcgacgcttgaactcacgacctaatttcatttttagaaCCTATTTTGTAAACTGGTGTTATAAAACGACTTTTCCAAAATAATGGAAATGTTGAAAACTTTATAGAGGCAttgaaaagaacaaaaagaGGATAGGATAATTCAGACACaaacttcttcaaaacacaAGATGGAACACTATCAGGGACTGAAACAGTTCTCAAAAATCATAAGTTTTTTGagtcattgaatttttttaaatgccaaaatttatttaaattagaaCTAGTTCCAAATCTGTTATCAAAGCAACTTTGTCCGACTTACCATGATTCGTCATTCCATGATCGGATGTTAAAACATAGGCGGTCTTTTGGTCAGGGAATGTTTTCTCAAAGATTTGGTACATTTCGTAAACTCCCTTCTCGGTGCTATGGAGTGTCTCGAGGAACAACTCTGATCCAGGTTTGTGGATATGACCAGCAATATCCAAACCAAGAAGATGCAAAAAGAAGACAACACCTTCTTCCCTTTGCAATGATTCACCTCTTCGGTTTAAGAACAATTTAACTCTTTCAAAAACCCACTGATCAACAGCGGAGGAATTGTCCTTTCCACTAAAATCATACTCATCATATGCATCAATCATAAGAGTATTTTCGGCTGTAATCTTTGAGAAAATATGTAAAACATCCATCGCTCCCCAAGCGTAGGTATGTTCACTGCGATTAAAGACATTATCAAAGTCTATTGGATTTGCTTTCCAGCCACGTAATACAGCGGAAGGATCTTCATACAATCCAGCTATGAGTGCAATGTGTCCGGGACGAGATTCAGTTGGAACTCGAGTTTGTGAAATGCCAACTAATCCTTGAGAACGAATTAGTTGACGAATGTGTGGTATATCGGCgcattgatttttgaaaaatgattcaGCTCGAAGTCCATCGGTGACAATTAAAACTAATCGTTTGGCTGGAGGATTTGGCAAGTTCTTTTGTGGATGAAGGCCGGTTATTACAGGTGAACGAAAGTAGATAACGAAAATTGAACCGAGTAGGGCGATGTGGACGAGAATGGCATGTGTTATCCACATTTTGGAATGTTGTATTATTTAGATATTAATCATATTAAATGGGAATAGTTActttgtaaataataatttggaatagttttcaagttttattgaaaatttcatggattttctttgaattttgtttatttttgtatcgatttttttacttttcatttgCGGGCTGTCAAAAATGTCAACGTTCAGGTGAGTAGACTAGACATAAACAATGTAGGTAATGTAGTGCGAATAGATTTATGCCACGGACACACTaaccacgttttttttttttagttggaaattttatttgtatacgATCTAGTACAAACTTCAGGTTTTTTTGAAACCGTTCGTTTGGAGGTGTTTGTTTACTCATGACCAgaagtgcgttcttttattcgccGATGATAACCGATGTTATTGCTAatagcccaaatgagataatttctcAAATGAGGTTAGTTcagatttcaaattaaatttttttctatagatatGACATtagaaatgaaaataatttgcgtaatcatctcatttgggctctagtgctCTAGTTAATGAACTTATAGAAGCTTTatagaaattaccaagttttgtatcTGCTTTTTGGTTTCGAAATTGAATAATCTAACTCGgacattttttggttttgaatgaATATGCTAGCTCGGACATTTCTGTgacaaagattttgattttgttaatgAATATTCTAAGATGGCCTATTGAGTTTAGTCATGACCAGATAATCTAATATTTACTACTAGAACAACTCATAATCTTGCATTGATTTCGttgaaagtttttgtttttgagtagATTGGAATTGCATtgattcgttgaaagtgcgttcgattgaaaatcgctagtaaactactagtagtactttttgccacctcccaaaggaacagggctaataaGAGACCTactctactcatgctcttcttcccgagtagatacgatttgtattaaattcgttgaaagtgcgttccatttaaaatcgctagtaaactactagtagtactttgccacctcccaaaggaggCGTACGTTCAGCTACTGGGGCCCCGGTGCAAAACTAAACTTGGGGGCCTCTCTGTTCTCTGCAGTACACAAAAAGGCGATTCATATCCTTAAGATAAGTATGTTTGGTAAAAATGATAAATCTGAGTGAACACTAAATCTTTAAGcttctttattttgttaatgCTAAAAAGTTTCTTCCTCACATAACCTCCGGCGGCGGCGGGGTCCTGTTATTCgtcgggggccccgggacaCTGCCCCGGCTGCCCAAACGGTGTGTAAGCCCCTGGGAACAATACTAgtcccgttccattggaggtagTGGTAGCCCAACTTACTTTTCAGGTTTGGTAAAGGTATTACATCCTCCATTTGAAGATTCAACGCTGACTAGGTGGCGTGGAAAGCAGCTtagcttacattttttttcaataacttttcaaatctttttttttttgtaacatacgattatatatttttgaaacttaACAATTGAACAGAATTTGATAGTAATCTTAATGAAGAATAAgccaattattttttcaatttcaaacagagataagaataaaatttaatttataatatttttgttcagaATCTTATTCTCAGCATGAAtggcagttgttgttgttgattcgTTATTCTCTTCAGTTTCTTGATGCTTGGCATTTTCTATATCTCTTTGTTTTTGTAACTGTCGAAATTCAGTTGGAGTCAACATACCACGAAGTATGGTATCATATTTAACACTGACTCcctttttagacattttttgaaataacttccAACATTCACGTTCTTTGGTTGATCGAACATGATCAGGAAATTCAAAGTCAACAGGGGATTCTGGAGCTGAAGAAGGTCCAttgttattgaaaatattgttttcctTTCTATCCTCTGCGTTTGATAGGTCATCCTTGTTTGTGGCTTTTGTTAGTTGTGACATTTTGATGGTACTATCAAAAATTTAAGGTTAAAAGTATAAATAACATTTCAAAGGCTAATGAATACCAATTTTCGAAATCACTGCGGAATATTGAACCAGGTGGCGCTGTAGGTGGCCGATTTGCTCTAAGTCTTGCGGCTAACGGTGCAATTGATCCTCTTCGTAGCATATGAGGAAATTCTTTAACGGCCATTTGAAAAGTTGGTTGCTCATTTTCTTGAAATGAAACTGTGAAAGAAAAGGTCTTAAGGtccttaaataaatataaaattccagGCAAATTACCTGACTTTCCAGTTTTTCTCAAAGATGGCGCTCTTGCCGTTTGGCACTCATCCGTTGAACCACTATCTTCTTTCTCTGATTCACTACCTTCAGAACTAGCAAGTGAGACCAAAGTTATAACATCCGATGCTATCGTTGATCTTGAGCGAGAAAAGAGCTTTTTACCAGTTTGTCCAATAGTTGAGACCTCTGCGATTGTTTCTCCTTCTTCTAGTTAAAAAAGAGGTTTATTAAATTGAATCGAATAACATATTTGCATGAAACCTTTATCACAACTTGAATTTCTTGGTAATATCCTTCGGCGACGTGTTTTTCGTTTTGTATTTGCAAGCAAGTTCTTTGTTGAGTCAGCAATTGATCGTACTGGTGCTGACATAGCACGTACTAGTGGTGGTCTTTTTTGAATTGTCAAGGATGGAGATGCACTTAAAGTAACGGTATTTGGAGAAGGAACTGTTTGAATAGAATTAGATGTACAAAATTGATCGCCTTTTGTCGATTGGAACTGAGCTCGACGTTGAGCAGCAGAAGTTATTCGGCATTCAGACTGTACAGTGCTTTTATTGTTATCAACTGAAGGTTTTTTGTTATCAGAATGATGTGGTGttgttttcttaaataaaaaaaagaacatttgattgaaaaacattttgaatattttgtatgAGCTATTTTATCTGAGCAAAtccaaaaagatataaaaaaaagcaataagaGTTTAAAAGAAATACATAAACGACTTGTAAAAAAAACCTTGGCAAGGAAAATGTCAAGAAGTCatttatagaccgagagcccacagaAAAATTTTGGGAATGGAGATATAATCAAAATGTAagaatgcagttttatagcctaatgcgttctaataacgaattcaaaagtctgtcAGCTTTAAATCACGGCTATATGTATGGTTTTCAGAGGGTTAAACAACTCATGTTTTCCAAATAATTTGAGTACATTAAACTAACACAAGTTCACATTATGGATGTAAAGACTCATGCTCATTTCCCCTGAACCTGAATTCCTTAATCTCGGCGCAGCGACAAATATAACTCCAgatataagttttattttaactaaccatatcggTTAGTTTTCAAttcagaaaaattaacaaagaattaaagagaaaagtctccaaaataAAGCCGCTTAAAGCCTAGTACCACAAAAATgctaatgccgacttttcaccagttgatttttgccgtgcggtgaagcttttcgactcgtgtgaatgTAAGCCGCTgttgactaaagtgacaatccccatagaaaaatcctaacCGACTTAAGCCGtgcgacatatcgtgcggcttaAATCGAATCGTGAAAAGTCGGAAAAATATTGAGTAtcctgtcaaagtcaaaataaaaaaaatcaaaattaatttaaaatcaagaaaaacaacaaaaaataatttttaacacaaaaaaaagtgaaaaaaccgtcaacactgcagttggagtcaagaaaaatgcacaggaccaTAAAAAGTAAGTAACacatgagtgaaaactctccaatttttcgctagagctgaacaaaacgaaatttttcgtacaagatttcgcttcagctgcgtactaggcttaaacagCTTATAGCcttagtacgcagctgaagcgaaacgaaaaattttcaagtctccaaagtcgacaacgaaaatgctagtGAAATAAgggcgattttgttcactattgctcaacttggagcaaactctcaagttgacaaacttgagagttgactttaactcgagagttaaaacaaaagttgagaatctattttgttcactatttttttcttaactctcgagtttaaaaaacaaaagttggccaactttcagttttgaaaatatccctgggatatttgtgacagcAAAGACAAATAATGTCAGTTTATAATcatctttttatgtttttgtcatcagttagaattttaattaagtttgtgttttatttttggtgttCAAAATGTCGAAGCTTTTTTATTAGTCCGATTGTACGTGAGCGCCgtttttcaagaatttcaaattcaaatcatttgattgatttgataaaattatattatttgtatGGCTGTCAGTAAT
Proteins encoded in this region:
- the LOC129921457 gene encoding uncharacterized protein LOC129921457 isoform X2 translates to MSSSAMYAGNRSQQTWSNPHQLRKQRSFVESTHNNSESNRSSARGRSANRSGSVILARLPSERNKFLYLQKQRSVVDQVCAGIRGRSEQRSKKYTYSGTGDKGSWSSLVAGKDAGVHGAPKLAWTNNTFDCDRLIESGTFLSNNFKKDVTSSQHLISDRNKKSTSSGLSKSENKINLSINLTQTIKSVDNDSFNSDIDSSSECTDYLKTTPHHSDNKKPSVDNNKSTVQSECRITSAAQRRAQFQSTKGDQFCTSNSIQTVPSPNTVTLSASPSLTIQKRPPLVRAMSAPVRSIADSTKNLLANTKRKTRRRRILPRNSSCDKEGETIAEVSTIGQTGKKLFSRSRSTIASDVITLVSLASSEGSESEKEDSGSTDECQTARAPSLRKTGKSVSFQENEQPTFQMAVKEFPHMLRRGSIAPLAARLRANRPPTAPPGSIFRSDFENCTIKMSQLTKATNKDDLSNAEDRKENNIFNNNGPSSAPESPVDFEFPDHVRSTKERECWKLFQKMSKKGVSVKYDTILRGMLTPTEFRQLQKQRDIENAKHQETEENNESTTTTAIHAENKILNKNIIN
- the LOC129921457 gene encoding uncharacterized protein LOC129921457 isoform X1, whose amino-acid sequence is MSSSAMYAGNRSQQTWSNPHQLRKQRSFVESTHNNSESNRSSARGRSANRSGSVILARLPSERNKFLYLQKQRSVVDQVCAGIRGRSEQRSKKYTYSGTGDKGSWSSLVAGKDAGVHGAPKLAWTNNTFDCDRLIESGTFLSNNFKKDVTSSQHLISDRNKKSTSSGLSKSENKINLSINLTQTIKSVDNDSFNSDIDSSSECTDYLKTTPHHSDNKKPSVDNNKSTVQSECRITSAAQRRAQFQSTKGDQFCTSNSIQTVPSPNTVTLSASPSLTIQKRPPLVRAMSAPVRSIADSTKNLLANTKRKTRRRRILPRNSSCDKEEGETIAEVSTIGQTGKKLFSRSRSTIASDVITLVSLASSEGSESEKEDSGSTDECQTARAPSLRKTGKSVSFQENEQPTFQMAVKEFPHMLRRGSIAPLAARLRANRPPTAPPGSIFRSDFENCTIKMSQLTKATNKDDLSNAEDRKENNIFNNNGPSSAPESPVDFEFPDHVRSTKERECWKLFQKMSKKGVSVKYDTILRGMLTPTEFRQLQKQRDIENAKHQETEENNESTTTTAIHAENKILNKNIIN